The following are encoded together in the Raineyella sp. LH-20 genome:
- a CDS encoding alkaline phosphatase D family protein codes for MSLSLSRRSLLIAGAAAGAMTMAPPLVASADPRVGSDPFACGVASGDPWPTSVVLWTRLAPEPTALDGFGGLRDPLQEIPVSWEISTDEAFSSHGVVRRGVELATPRWGHSVHAEVDGLEPGREYWYRFRVGNEVSMVGRTKTAPAPDADIASFTSVLATCQNLPAGYFTAFRHIADEQVDLVLHVGDYIYEGGAAGTIGRPHAPLKEIWDLADYRVRFGQYNADPDLILARRSAPFMCVFDDHEVENNWAADRSEIDKEADQDREVWLARRARALQAWYENLPVRKAQRPVGPDVQAYRHLRFGRLADVHMVDTRQYRSFQNDPKTNVTDRWLPGRTMLGAAQEKWLLNGLADRSARWRVMADPVQMAQQDAAAGDAVNVPNDPWDGYAWYRTHLLSQVHDLGVTNFVHMAGNGHWNMASDLLVNFDEADSPVVGADFMATSITSGGDGSEQDATARNRMAASPWLKLANTRRGYQKTVYTKAELRQEIKVLPYVTKPDAPVYTRATAVVRDGVPGISDMIRGTIV; via the coding sequence ATGTCCTTGTCCCTGTCCCGCCGTTCCCTGCTGATCGCCGGCGCGGCGGCCGGCGCCATGACGATGGCTCCGCCGCTGGTGGCGTCGGCGGACCCGCGCGTCGGGTCGGATCCGTTCGCCTGTGGCGTCGCCTCGGGTGATCCGTGGCCCACCAGTGTCGTGCTCTGGACGCGGCTGGCTCCGGAGCCCACCGCCCTCGACGGCTTCGGCGGGCTGCGCGATCCGCTCCAGGAGATCCCGGTCAGCTGGGAGATCTCGACCGATGAGGCGTTCTCCTCGCACGGCGTCGTGCGCCGTGGGGTCGAGCTGGCCACCCCGCGATGGGGCCACTCGGTGCACGCCGAGGTCGACGGCCTGGAGCCAGGCCGTGAGTACTGGTACCGCTTCCGCGTGGGCAACGAGGTCAGCATGGTGGGTCGTACGAAGACCGCGCCGGCACCCGATGCCGATATCGCGTCGTTCACCTCGGTGCTGGCCACCTGCCAGAACCTTCCCGCGGGCTACTTCACCGCCTTCCGCCACATCGCCGACGAGCAGGTCGACCTCGTCCTGCACGTGGGTGACTACATCTACGAGGGCGGCGCGGCGGGCACCATCGGCCGCCCGCACGCCCCGCTCAAGGAGATCTGGGACCTGGCCGACTACCGCGTCCGCTTCGGGCAGTACAACGCCGATCCCGACCTGATCCTGGCTCGCCGGTCGGCTCCGTTCATGTGCGTCTTCGACGACCATGAAGTCGAGAACAACTGGGCCGCCGACAGGTCCGAGATCGACAAGGAGGCCGACCAGGACCGCGAGGTGTGGCTGGCGCGCCGCGCTCGGGCCCTCCAGGCCTGGTACGAGAACCTGCCGGTCCGCAAGGCCCAGCGTCCGGTGGGGCCGGACGTGCAGGCGTACCGCCACCTGCGCTTCGGCCGCCTCGCCGACGTGCACATGGTCGACACCCGCCAGTACCGCTCCTTCCAGAACGATCCGAAGACCAACGTGACCGATCGCTGGCTCCCGGGCCGCACCATGCTCGGCGCCGCCCAGGAGAAGTGGCTGCTCAACGGCCTGGCCGACAGGTCGGCGCGGTGGCGCGTGATGGCGGACCCGGTCCAGATGGCTCAGCAGGACGCGGCCGCCGGGGACGCCGTCAACGTGCCCAACGATCCGTGGGACGGCTACGCCTGGTATCGCACCCACCTGCTCAGCCAGGTCCACGACCTCGGCGTGACCAACTTCGTCCACATGGCCGGCAACGGCCACTGGAACATGGCCTCCGACCTGCTGGTCAACTTCGACGAGGCGGACTCCCCGGTCGTCGGGGCCGACTTCATGGCGACCTCGATCACCTCCGGTGGCGACGGCTCGGAACAGGACGCGACGGCCCGGAACCGGATGGCCGCCAGCCCGTGGCTCAAGCTGGCCAACACCCGCCGCGGCTACCAGAAGACGGTCTACACCAAGGCTGAGTTGCGCCAGGAGATCAAGGTGCTGCCGTACGTGACGAAGCCGGACGCTCCGGTCTACACCCGCGCCACCGCGGTCGTGCGCGACGGCGTCCCCGGCATTTCGGACATGATCCGGGGCACCATCGTCTGA
- the sppA gene encoding signal peptide peptidase SppA: protein MADFTDRLAAAVRTISDTARPSSQPRPDWAVVDLRGAYPEHSTLNLRSLLAGTESFEALHTKVERLGASDHISHVLVRVGTLTVGAATLDAIAELLATLAARKHVVASLPTISAGTLLLTRTAREITAPPSASVLLTGPAAERTYLGGFLGAHGVGFETERIGRYKSAASTFTDDSMDDAEREQLQAYLDTVRDQWAARVAADRGLPLDQVAGWLSADLVTAEQAAAAGVIDRVAYDDEIVQIDPAARMGALEFVLPTVDRASRRTVGLIRRAAGADRVAVVRVEGMIVSGPSRPGTPFSAPTCGSDTVVGQLRTAKADRSTKAIVLSVNSGGGSAVASDLISREIATAQVPVVASMDDVAASGGYYVASRAREIVASPFTLTGSIGVIMARPVLRDLLQRHGIAIDRLGDDRALMFSAARELTDDERAFLHAMVVDVYDRFVDEVAAGRHRDHDEIDAIGQGRIWSGADALRVGLIDRFGDRTAAVERARELAGLPASAPVWRPSPRPHRGPLAAVPELGRGVEGLLEPFGQEKVLTLLQPGLRVRW, encoded by the coding sequence ATGGCTGACTTCACCGATCGTCTCGCCGCCGCCGTCCGTACGATCAGCGACACCGCCCGCCCCAGCTCCCAGCCCCGCCCAGACTGGGCGGTGGTGGACCTGCGCGGCGCCTATCCCGAGCACTCCACCCTGAACCTGCGCAGCCTGCTGGCCGGCACCGAGTCGTTCGAGGCGCTGCACACGAAGGTGGAGCGGCTGGGCGCTTCCGACCACATCTCCCACGTGTTGGTGCGCGTCGGCACGCTCACCGTCGGGGCCGCAACACTCGACGCGATCGCCGAACTGTTGGCCACGCTCGCGGCGCGCAAGCACGTGGTCGCATCCCTGCCCACGATCAGCGCCGGCACCCTGCTGCTCACCCGCACCGCGCGGGAGATCACCGCTCCCCCGTCGGCCAGCGTGCTGCTGACCGGCCCGGCCGCCGAGCGCACCTATCTCGGCGGCTTCCTCGGAGCACACGGTGTCGGGTTCGAGACCGAACGGATCGGGCGCTACAAGTCGGCGGCTTCGACCTTCACCGACGACTCGATGGACGATGCCGAGCGCGAGCAACTGCAGGCCTACCTGGACACCGTCCGCGACCAGTGGGCGGCCCGGGTGGCTGCGGATCGCGGGCTGCCGCTCGATCAGGTGGCCGGCTGGCTGAGCGCCGACCTGGTCACCGCCGAACAGGCGGCCGCCGCCGGAGTGATCGATCGGGTGGCGTACGACGACGAGATCGTGCAGATCGACCCGGCGGCACGGATGGGTGCCCTGGAGTTCGTTCTGCCCACGGTCGACCGGGCGTCCCGGCGCACCGTCGGGCTGATCCGCCGCGCGGCCGGCGCGGACCGGGTGGCGGTGGTGCGGGTCGAGGGGATGATCGTCTCCGGTCCGAGCCGTCCGGGCACCCCGTTCTCCGCCCCGACCTGCGGGTCGGACACGGTCGTGGGCCAACTGCGCACCGCCAAGGCCGATCGGTCGACGAAGGCGATCGTGCTGTCGGTCAACTCCGGCGGGGGGTCTGCGGTGGCCTCCGATCTGATCAGCCGCGAGATCGCCACCGCGCAGGTCCCGGTGGTGGCCTCGATGGACGATGTCGCCGCGTCGGGCGGCTACTACGTGGCCTCGAGGGCGCGGGAGATCGTCGCCAGTCCCTTCACGCTGACCGGATCGATCGGGGTGATCATGGCGCGGCCGGTGCTGCGTGACCTGCTGCAGCGCCACGGCATCGCCATCGACCGGCTGGGTGATGACCGGGCACTGATGTTCTCCGCCGCCCGCGAGCTGACCGATGACGAGCGGGCCTTCCTCCACGCCATGGTCGTCGACGTGTACGACCGGTTCGTCGACGAGGTGGCCGCGGGGCGTCATCGGGACCACGACGAGATCGACGCGATCGGGCAGGGCCGCATCTGGAGCGGCGCCGATGCACTGCGGGTCGGTCTGATCGACCGTTTCGGGGATCGTACGGCCGCCGTCGAGCGGGCCCGGGAGCTGGCCGGGCTGCCTGCCTCGGCACCCGTGTGGCGCCCCTCACCGCGTCCGCACCGCGGACCGCTGGCCGCCGTGCCGGAGCTGGGACGCGGCGTCGAGGGGCTGCTGGAGCCGTTCGGCCAGGAGAAGGTGCTGACGCTGCTGCAGCCGGGGCTGCGCGTGCGCTGGTGA